In Paenibacillus larvae subsp. larvae, the following proteins share a genomic window:
- a CDS encoding DUF7167 family protein, translated as MKIKYRLSIGYPAACREDEIEIDDKELAGLNEEEAADRIYEIVNEHAQDYISLSWEKVDE; from the coding sequence ATGAAAATAAAATATAGGCTTAGTATCGGCTACCCAGCTGCATGTAGAGAAGATGAAATTGAAATTGATGATAAGGAATTGGCAGGGCTCAATGAAGAAGAGGCCGCAGATAGAATTTATGAGATTGTCAATGAACATGCTCAGGATTATATCTCTCTATCATGGGAAAAAGTAGACGAATAA